Proteins encoded by one window of Zerene cesonia ecotype Mississippi chromosome 8, Zerene_cesonia_1.1, whole genome shotgun sequence:
- the LOC119828624 gene encoding TRAF3-interacting protein 1 produces MESDLDSNIIKATQTSLGKYVKRPPLSEKLLKKPPFRFLHDIVTSVLKSTGFFNGLFDESELVSDNVKDREAKISFLNKIIYVVGKTTGEQLLVKPSKIVAGQEPEKTNELLQCLALALDKQLKSDDAVDQFKREKGGVEADKHVKGSIGSSVKIDSRKKRTEIAPREIDRSKKGDQGQTLKNKSKEPVKVKKESVSKITSQQNKLKSKEKLEKTITKAPKETAITTTDQSSIEINTNESVNLQKNVDSPTTKHKNDDLNSVDLNKSLNSEGSIRTSDVTQAQSPRLNELNESNLASTEKNDSNNEDSSNEKNDSNSKENQESIYEKEHGENIKVASDLQKEIAEKDSPRLYAEKKSGITKRNDMQIIDVSNTRPPSARPASSRPGAPRVRERHDNNVSSNNITIIGKVNIISENLLSEEDEETSFVIENNVDNDGLLNQSEHVLPNQHGHLVQQILDSQKEYTNVSGRTEIEWQFEAQKTREDINKDIEQLRYNIQVLSRIANPLGKLLDHLQEDVEVMRQESLQWIQTYEETYKELLKQKAISEDLLLPLHSKIKQLDTEISEKHEKIDDLKLIIYKNTCRIDKLLASGNMQ; encoded by the exons ATGGAATCAGATTTGGattcaaatataatcaaaGCTACACAAACATCGCTCGGAAAATATGTTAAACGTCCTCCCCTGagtgaaaaattattgaaaaagcCACCATTTCGGTTTTTACACGATATTGTGACTTCA GTGTTAAAATCTACAGGTTTCTTCAATGGATTATTTGATGAAAGTGAACTCGTGTCTGACAATGTGAAGGATAGAGAAgctaaaatatcatttttaaataaaattatatatgtagtag gTAAAACGACTGGAGAGCAACTGCTTGTCAAACCGTCCAAAATTGTTGCCGGTCAAGAACCGGAGAAAACTAATGAGTTGTTACAATGTTTAGCATTAGCTCTTGATAAACAATTAAAGTCAGATGATGCGGTTGACCAATTTAAACGTGAAAAAGGAGGCGTTGAAGCAGACAAACATGTCAAGGGTTCAATTGGTTCTAGTGTTAAAATTGATTCAAGAAAAAAGCGTACAGAGATCGCGCCTAGAGAGATCGATCGATCCAAAAAAGGTGATCAAGGACAAacgcttaaaaataaatcgaaagaACCAGTCAAAGTCAAAAAAGAATCTGTGTCCAAAATTACATCACAgcaaaataagttaaaatctAAAGAGAAGCTAGAGAAAACAATAACTAAAGCACCTAAAGAAACTGCGATAACTACTACAGATCAAAGTTCCATAGAGATAAATACTAATGAAAGTGTGAATTTACAGAAAAACGTTGATAGTCCAactacaaaacataaaaatgatgACCTGAACAGTGTTGATTTAAATAAGTCTCTTAATTCTGAGGGCAGTATACGAACTTCAGATGTGACTCAAGCGCAGAGTCCtagattaaatgaattaaacgAAAGTAATCTCGCAAGCACTGAAAAAAATGACTCAAATAATGAAGACTcaagtaatgaaaaaaatgactcaaatagtaaagaaaatcaagaatcaatttatgaaaaagaacacggagaaaatataaaagttgcaagtgatttacaaaaagaaatagcAGAAAAAGATAGTCCAAGACTATATGCTGAAAAAAAATCGGGAATCACAAAGAGAAATGATATGCAAATTATTGATGTCTCAAATACAAGACCACCCAGTGCAAGACCTGCATCATCTCGACCTGGTGCACCGAGAGTACGTGAAAGACATGATAATAATGtatcatcaaataatattactattattggaaaggttaatattatatccgAAAATTTGTTATCAGAAGag gaTGAAGAAACAAGTtttgttatagaaaataatgtagATAATGATGGATTGTTGAATCAATCTGAACATGTTTTACCTAATCAACACGGCCATTTAGTTCAACAAATATTAGATTCACAGAAAGAATACACTAATGTGTCGGGTAGAACTGAAATT GAATGGCAATTCGAAGCACAGAAAACTAgagaagatataaataaagacataGAGCAATTGcgttataatatacaagtgCTCTCTCGAATAGCAAATCCCTTAGGTAAATTATTGGATCATTTACAAGAAGACGTAGAAGTTATGCGTCAAGAATCACTTCAATGGATACAAACATACGAAGAGACTTATAAAGAATTGTTGAAGCAGAAAGc AATTAGTGAAGACTTACTGCTTCCTCTCCACTCGAAAATTAAACAACTAGATACAGAAATTTCTGAGAAGCACGAGAAAATCGAcgacttaaaattaattatttataaaaatacttgtagAATCGACAAACTTTTAGCGTCCGGgaatatgcaataa
- the LOC119828473 gene encoding DNA-directed RNA polymerases I and III subunit RPAC1, translated as MPKLDEKPRVYLEEFRVKNAPNDYGMADEKWNFKKFTKNMRIVIVRMDNLEMEFDIIGIQPAFANAFRRLMLSEVPSMAIEKVFIRNNTSIIQDEILAHRLGLIPLKADPRLFEYRPEGATEGTEFDTLEFSLKVKCTTNKSQTKESFKPEDIYENHSVYSSQIKWHPISNQASVHKDGDIGPVHGDILISKMRPGHELDLSLIAVKGIGKDHAKFSPVATATYRLLPEITLRREVNGSEATLLQSCFSPGVISIDSNGCAYVKDARYDSCSRNVYRYDNIKDSVILSRIRDHFIFNVESVGAMPPQAIFIEAVKILRDKCKTILDELNTF; from the exons ATGCCAAAATTAGACGAAAAACCTCGAGTATATCTTGAGGAATTTCGAGTTaag AATGCACCCAATGATTATGGAATGGCTGATGAAAAGtggaattttaaaaagtttacgaAAAACATGCGTATAGTTATCGTAAGAATGGATAATTTAGAAATGGAATTTGATATAATTGGTATACAACCAGCCTTTGCAAATGCTTTTCGAAGGCTTATGTTGAGTGAAGTTCCAAGCATGGCTATAGAAAaggtttttattagaaataatacaTCAATTATTCAAGATGAAATTCTTGCTCACAGACTTGGATTGATTCCATTAAAAGCTGATCCGAGATTATTTGAATACCGCCCAGAAG GGGCTACTGAGGGCACCGAGTTTGATACATTAGAGTTTTCATTGAAGGTAAAGTGCACTACCAATAAATCACAAACAAAAGAGTCATTTAAGCCTGaagatatatatgaaaatcatagtg TATACTCATCTCAAATCAAATGGCATCCCATTAGCAATCAAGCATCGGTGCACAAGGATGGCGATATAGGTCCTGTTCAtggtgatattttaatatcaaaaatgaGACCTGGTCATGAATTAGACTTAAGTCTGATAGCTGTCAAGGGCATTGGAAAAGATCATGCTAAGTTTTCTCCTGTTG CTACAGCAACATACAGACTATTACCAGAAATAACATTAAGACGGGAG GTAAATGGTAGCGAAGCCACTTTATTACAAAGTTGCTTTTCACCAGGAGTTATTAGTATTGACTCAAATGGATGTGCCTATGTAAAGGATGCACGCTATGACAGCTGCAGTAGAAATGTTTACAGATATGACAATATAAAAGATTCAGTCATATTAAGCAGAATAAGGGaccattttattt tTAATGTTGAATCAGTTGGTGCAATGCCTCCACAGGCAATCTTTATTGAAGCAGTTAAAATTTTGAGAGACAAGTGTAAAACAATATTGGATGAGCTGAACACATTTTaa
- the LOC119828756 gene encoding salivary glue protein Sgs-3-like, giving the protein MKLKALTLFLLLGFIKIGHSQSLQCPKVRTSSGWLDLFPLPCKKHSECSLMGAQQLCCKGFCTKGVQGAAKLRSTEASVLELSTSTSTSTTTSTTTTTTTTTTTTTTPSTTSSTTTTTTTPKPTTTSTEPPRPFLQILPIQTTPKNSAPAKLGKSQKYVCPKSIPTVLFPIPCESNSQCRASSGPDQVCCQGQCVKGVPAPRPTVKEQTHQPILGVIPRECPATPLGELLFEVQSCKTDADCWPRVCCPDGTRSYCRTARARLDLVPVANRIEAPIRMLESYLQCSPPPQFDSYPQKCQSSVDCFPNLCCAEGGKKHCRPPQRSFLSLLAGAAQRFG; this is encoded by the exons ATGAAGCTTAAAGCTTTAacgctttttttattacttggaTTTATTAAGATAG gTCACTCCCAATCGCTGCAATGTCCGAAGGTGCGCACAAGTAGCGGATGGCTGGATCTCTTCCCACTGCCATGCAAGAAACACTCAGAATGTAGTCTCATGGGAGCACAACAGCTTTGCTGTAAGGGATTCTGTACCAAGGGTGTACAAGGCGCCGCTAAATTACG aagCACCGAGGCGAGTGTACTTGAGTTGAGCACCAGCACAAGCACTAGCACCACCACTAgcacaacaacaacaacaacaaccaCAACTACCACTACAACAACTCCAAGTACCACCAGTTCCACCACCACGACGACTACGACGCCGAAGCCAACGACGACGTCGACAGAGCCGCCGAGACCATTCCTGCAAATATTACCCATACAAACAACCCCTAAGAATAGCGCTCCAGCTAAACTAG GCAAAAGTCAAAAGTACGTATGCCCCAAGTCAATACCAACGGTGCTGTTTCCAATACCCTGCGAGAGCAACTCGCAATGTCGCGCCAGTAGCGGTCCCGACCAGGTGTGCTGCCAAGGGCAATGCGTGAAAGGCGTGCCAGCCCCGCGACCTACTGTTAAGGAACAAACGCACCAAc CAATCCTGGGCGTTATTCCTCGAGAATGTCCTGCCACACCGCTGGGAGAGCTACTGTTTGAAGTACAGTCGTGCAAGACTGACGCCGACTGCTGGCCGCGAGTGTGCTGCCCGGACGGAACTCGCTCCTACTGCCGCACAGCACGAGCTCGCCTTGACCTTGTTCCAGTAGCTAATAGGATAGAAGCTc cAATAAGAATGTTGGAGTCTTACCTTCAATGTTCACCACCGCCCCAATTCGACTCATATCCTCAGAAATGTCAATCAAGCGTGGATTGCTTCCCTAACCTGTGCTGCGCAGAAGGTGGCAAGAAGCATTGTCGGCCACCACAACGCAGTTTCTTGTCATTATTAGCTGGTGCGGCTCAG agATTCGGATAA
- the LOC119828757 gene encoding NADH dehydrogenase [ubiquinone] 1 alpha subcomplex subunit 8-like, translated as MVITKDIQLPEYKTLTVPEVNLSTSTLMAAAPYLGKDCESINNEFMLCRLESRDPRVCVDLGKLVTSCTLQFFKKVKNNCKHEFNQYAHCIDKSSGDFSFSVCRKTQTVFDKCMDEKLCMKRPDFGYFCRARVHKSRVAPPPPEPCPCHSKVPDPTPSLPDCKPRPPPRFGSRHFWMTE; from the coding sequence ATGGTTATAACAAAAGATATACAATTACCTGAATATAAAACCCTCACTGTTCCAGAGGTGAATTTATCGACATCAACATTAATGGCTGCAGCTCCATATCTTGGCAAAGACTGCGAATCAATCAACAACGAGTTTATGCTATGTCGGCTTGAGTCTCGTGATCCTAGAGTTTGTGTAGATCTAGGCAAACTGGTGACTTCATGTACACtacaattctttaaaaaagttaagaaTAATTGTAAACACGAATTTAACCAATATGCTCATTGTATTGATAAAAGTTCTGGGGATTTTTCGTTTTCGGTTTGTCGCAAAACGCAAACAGTATTTGACAAATGCATGGATGAGAAGTTATGTATGAAAAGGCCTGATTTTGGGTACTTCTGTCGTGCTCGGGTGCATAAGAGCCGTGTTGCCCCGCCACCACCGGAGCCCTGTCCTTGCCACTCGAAGGTGCCGGATCCTACACCGTCTCTGCCTGACTGCAAGCCACGACCCCCACCCCGCTTCGGATCGCGTCACTTTTGGATGACCGAGTAG
- the LOC119828683 gene encoding 40S ribosomal protein S29, whose amino-acid sequence MGHANIWYSHPRKYGQGSRSCRACSNRHGLIRKYGLNICRQCFREYAHDIGFKKLD is encoded by the exons atgggTCACGCAAATATATGGTATTCTCACCCTCGTAAATACGGACAGGGATCTCGGTCAtg ccGCGCCTGCTCCAACAGACACGGTCTTATCCGAAAATATGGACTGAACATTTGCCGACAATGTTTCAGGGAGTACGCTCACGACATAGGATTCAAGAAG cTGGACTAA